tgctactctcttggtttttatattaccaagattacaaagtcaaaagaactgaataaatataaaatctaacagtcttgatctttgctgcttttcgtcctctattacccagttaatgggcttccacagtgtgtttgtatccaactcgacggctgtgtgtcagctttcactgttcaactgatgtttgaatcttgatatgatcatccgtcgactttcagatcatccgtcgatgacttacttgatcatccgtcgactgctattttaaacatccgttgaaagacatttgatcatccgtcgaagctttgttaagcatccgttgatagctattttggcacttgacttcatttcacttatacagaattacaagacattgcttatgtacagttaatcaacctattctgcatatctagttaaagtcaacatgacttatatactactacagattctatacaaaggtgcatacaacactgtgctacaaacttattattacataagctactcactcgatggataataagttactcatccgtcgggactaaaacgagttatccgtcgggactataattcttatccgtcgagtgctacattatttcactaagtaaaatttactttgatgttttgtttaggtaatcatcaagtacacaacatattcacaacaaacAACCATGACGAAAAGAAAGAGATGGAAGATGTAGATGAAGGGCTCCCCATAACCCAAACTCCCTCTCAAAATCTCCAACCAGGGGACCAGAGACTAGTCGTCGAGAGAGCGGCCCATAAGCATGCTGGAACTTCAGTCAACCCCTGGGGAGACAAGTCCCCGGACCAGATATGAGTTGCGATGGACCTATGGAAAGAAAAGCATAATGCCGAGCCTGAGACCCACCCAGGGGATCAGGAAGAACGGTCTGGAGAATCCCGGGGATCCGTCTTTGATAGGATTGTGAAGAATTTGAAGAAGCCATCAGAGGATGCCAGGGATGAAATAAAAAGAGCTACCCTTCGGGAGAGAATAcggaaggaagaagaagccaaagCCAAAGAAACTATTGAAAAGCGAATCCGAGAGGAAGAGGCAAAGCTAAAAAGAAAGGCACACCGAATTCATGTTTCTTCCGATTCGGAGCCCGAAAAGGAGTCCAAGCAAGAACAAATGGCCCGGGCTCTTCGGGATCTCAAGAGGAAAGTAGAAGGCGATACGGAAGTGGGTGCGGCAGCCACCCCGTTCACCAAAAAGTTGGAATCTACCCCCAGAGAATCAGAGCTCAAACACTTCAATTTTAACTCTTTCGATGGATTAGCTGACCCCAAGGAGCATCTGAACTACTTCGAACAAATCTCCAATATTTATGATTACAGTGACCTAACCAGGTGCCGGTTCTTCGCATCAACGCTCAAAGGGGGAGCTCATAAATGGTTCAGCTGAATCCCATCCCGGAGTGTGGACTCCTGGAAAGACTTCCGTGAGATATTTTTGAAAAGGTTCAGAGCCAACCGGATGAACGAGTTGCAAATGTGTCATTTGGAGACAATCCAGCAAAGAAGCAAGGAGTCCCTCCCGGAATTCATCAAGAGATTCCAGGAAGCAGTCAATCAACTCTCCAACTTAGAAGAAAAGAGGCAGTGAACATATATCGGAGGAACTTGCATCCAATATCCTGTGAAGGTTATGTTAAAGATTTGATTCATAGAGAGCCCAGAGCCTAGCATCAGCTTATGCCTTGGCGTCAAAGTTCATAAAGGAAAATGATTTCCTCAAGTCAATGAAAATGTTTAGAAGAATGCATGACGATGATGAGTCTCCGGAACGACGCTTGTCGTCTCGGAGAGACAAAAGATACAAAATTGACAGGTAGGCCAACTACATTCAACAATCTTGGGGAACCCCACCCCGGGAAAGTTACGCTGAACTGAGAAAGAATGAAAGAAAACCTAAGGCTAAGAGAGAACCCAAGCTGGATCCCGAGTGGACACCCCTCAACCGACCCTGGGCCGACATTTTACGCGAAGTCAAGGGTAAGCCATTTTATTATCCACCGAAACCTTTACCAGTACCTCCCGAGAACAGGGCCCGGGACAAGCATTGTGGCTATCATGAAGATCATGGCCATACCACAGAAAATTTTTTCTCTCTCAAGATGTTCATAGAAGATCAGATCAAGAAGGGAAACATGAACCAATATCTTCAAAGGAGGTTGAATGACAAAGACAGGGCCCCGGGAAGCGGCAAAAATGTGGTGAATGTTGTCTTTGGAGGCACATCTTCTCTGCCTCGGAGCCCGAACCCGGAGAATGAAGTGATGGCGATCCAGCCTTCGGAAGATGAGCCAATCTACTTCTCTTACTCTGATTATGAAGGACTCGATCCGGATCACAACTTGGCCTTGGTCGTGACCCTGGATGTCACGGATAATGAGGTAAAAAGAATTTTAGTTGACAATGGTTCCTCTGCTAATATTGTATTCGAGTACACACTTAACAGGATGAAGGTCGGACACCTCCGAATGGACCCATGTCTTGAAGATCCCTTGTACGGATTTGGAAACACAATGATTCCAATACGGGGTGTCGTTTATTTGTCGATTACCATTGGGACCgcatgttaggaatatatgtgcattagtttgatgatatgtttaacaaaacacttaagtagaaatctagtgtttgtagcctcaacggataagaccattttggctatccgttgatggtgtagctttacttagaaataagtctagtgttgtagcacatttcagtctctgtatttaagatataattcttagaagttgagagaaaatataagtcatgttgactactagaagatatgcaaataggaaggccaattgtaaatatttcatgccttgtaattttgtataaatgaaatggtgtcaacggataacttaaagaccttcaacggatgagaaacaaagcttcaacggatgtctctaaagcttcaatggataacatccttcaacggatgagtgcatcaacggatagagcttcaactgctaacacatcaacggataaagccatcaacggatgaaggcttcaacggatgttctgttaaatagcagttgacaagtggtagttgtacctacaaacagaggcacatgggttgacagagacaactgagatgtggtagcctatttcaggatcatcagaaaaagcagccgttctactctagtataaagaggcaatagtcaacaatgcactggagtaaaaatggagaagaaacaagtggagaacttattttatcattgtactttttatctttgtcttcacttgtaaacttggtgatatataaaccaagtagcagctagtaattagataagaatttttccagagctgtttagaaaaatcttgagagaaaaattatctagtttgtactaggacgcagctgtgatcaacttcttgaatcacagattttctgaaataccatctctggtggaacaacaatccaccagaaaagtttttaaggtctgttgtgttctttacattagtgtttgaatatatatctgtcagtattagcttaaagtaattcatacacttgtttatcttaaacacatagcctttgaaactgctcaaaacttgaaaaagttttgagatttacattcaaccccccttctgtaaatctcattgttagttcattaggaataacaattggtatcagagcttcctcttgacacacaaagagtttaaagatcttggaaactaacaaagatgagtaagaaggatattggagtaaaaatcccagttattgacaaagacagttatcaccattggaaggtgaaaatgcaccttcatctactctcccaagatgaaggttatgtaaactgcattgagaatggtcctcacattccccacaaagtagccacagttgctacggccacaa
The window above is part of the Apium graveolens cultivar Ventura unplaced genomic scaffold, ASM990537v1 ctg4076, whole genome shotgun sequence genome. Proteins encoded here:
- the LOC141701562 gene encoding uncharacterized protein LOC141701562: MHDDDESPERRLSSRRDKRYKIDRARDKHCGYHEDHGHTTENFFSLKMFIEDQIKKGNMNQYLQRRLNDKDRAPGSGKNVVNVVFGGTSSLPRSPNPENEVMAIQPSEDEPIYFSYSDYEGLDPDHNLALVVTLDVTDNEVKRILVDNGSSANIVFEYTLNRMKVGHLRMDPCLEDPLYGFGNTMIPIRGVVYLSITIGTAC